The Bradysia coprophila strain Holo2 chromosome X unlocalized genomic scaffold, BU_Bcop_v1 contig_185, whole genome shotgun sequence genome window below encodes:
- the LOC119068439 gene encoding UPF0547 protein C16orf87-like, with amino-acid sequence MANKSRAIVKNCPKCDHSVAVASKSCKNKACGHSFFDAKRTTRSRSAQSAVDEEMLRRRTKRVRREKPNYYDSQEFDKKKKKKDRRGRPKAICQEIPQRSSKSPANTKESTAARAKRRRLRKEQENGGGDICARLTTEKQELAALILAEINRKIGSVVWRPPN; translated from the exons ATGGCAAACAAAAGTCGTGCAATCGTGAAAAATTGCCCGAAATGCGACCATAGTGTGGCCGTCGCCTCGAAATCGTGTAAAAATAAGGCTTGCGGTCATTCCTTTTTCGATGCTAAACGAACGACACGATCAAG GTCTGCCCAATCCGCTGTGGATGAAGAGATGTTACGACGACGAACGAAACGCGTACGTCGTGAGAAGCCCAACTATTACGATTCGCAGGAGTTcgacaaaaagaagaagaaaaaggaTCGTCGG GGACGTCCGAAAGCCATTTGTCAGGAAATACCTCAACGAAGCAGCAAAAGTCCAGCCAATACAAAGGAATCCACAGCAGCCAGAGCCAAACGGCGAAGATTACGGAAAGAGCAGGAGAATGGGGGAGGTGACATTTGTGCCCGATTGACAACAGAGAAACAAGAATTGGCCGCATTAATTTTGGCTGAAATTAATCGGAAAATTGGATCGGTGGTGTGGAGGCCACCAAATTAG
- the LOC119068438 gene encoding B9 domain-containing protein 1: METENCFHISLTGQIKSCYFPCGIDGNKLFCRYDIVAGADWDLVSGISSGVTQLSRAGSRIEEIVFNMPLEVMYKSTNPFGWPQIIICLYGNNFWGAESSKGYARCHLPITSGEIRAPIFQIKCSNIWSSLTTWFTDRNPELRNPKILVEGEKTKGLCVESYGDVVIATQSITRGGADLMLDWGQR; this comes from the exons ATGGAAACAGAAAACTGTTTCCACATCAGTTTAACTGGTCAAATAAAATCCTGCTATTTCCCATGCGGAATCGACgggaataaattattttgtcgatACGACATTGTTGCTGGAGCTGATTGGGATCTAGTTTCGGGCATTTCATCGGGCGTGACACAACTATCCAGAGCAGGCTCACGAATCGAAGAAATTGTCTTCAATATGCCTTTGGAAGTGATGTATAAGTCTACAAATCCATTTGGCT GGCCACAAATTATCATTTGCTTGTATGGTAACAATTTTTGGGGAGCAGAAAGCTCTAAGGGATACGCTAGATGCCATTTGCCAATTACTAGCGGAGAAATCCGAGCACCAATATTTCAGATAAAATGCTCAAATATCTGGTCATCGCTAACTACTTGGTTTACCGATCGTAATCCGGAATTGAGAAATCCGAAAATTCTAGTGGAAGGTGAAAAAACGAAGGGTTTATGTGTGGAGTCGTACGGTGATGTTGTCATAGCTACTCAGTCGATAACCCGAGGTGGTGCGGACTTAATGTTGGATTGGGGTCAACGGTAG
- the LOC119068440 gene encoding uncharacterized protein LOC119068440, translating to MQYNATKESFKLLQLSDTSKSSELELPEVTTQRKRRIRRKVRTSASPHLRSYNASHKDSTDDMQPACQNIGLWIAVFMSCGWLLILSYMMAVVYTENRRLEVEISKLSTSSQSVPDALQKWHETSKGLQQNQTSMSSIVHALQKRIDAFETDLNIVKAAISKKEATSEENNAAVVAVGAKYADLRADVDSLKEKLQQIKADEDVTQTKLTKLAETFNTTTTIITAPSTSNNETMKVIENFTSNFTSQISSLSKNVSTFNDTLTQRSNALDVDVRKNKERLDGLEEKLANVTSKIGSLEFRRDRSVSTVQPSSDATG from the coding sequence ATGCAATACAACGCCACGAAAGAGAGTTTTAAATTGCTCCAATTGTCGGACACATCAAAATCGTCCGAACTGGAATTACCTGAAGTGACCACACAACGGAAACGACGAATACGACGGAAGGTACGCACATCAGCCAGTCCACATTTGCGTAGTTACAATGCGTCACACAAAGATTCCACCGATGACATGCAACCAGCATGTCAAAACATTGGCCTTTGGATAGCTGTGTTCATGAGCTGCGGCTGGTTACTTATATTATCATACATGATGGCTGTTGTATATACCGAAAATCGTAGATTAGAAGTGGAAATATCCAAATTGTCGACCAGTAGTCAAAGTGTTCCAGATGCCCTACAAAAATGGCATGAAACGTCCAAAGGGCTTCAACAGAATCAAACGTCCATGTCAAGTATTGTACATGCCTTGCAGAAGCGGATCGACGCCTTCGAAACTGATTTGAATATTGTAAAGGCTGCAATTAGCAAAAAGGAAGCCACCTCCGAGGAGAATAATGCTGCCGTTGTCGCTGTTGGTGCTAAATATGCCGACTTAAGGGCAGACGTAGATAGTTTAAAGGAGAAATTGCAGCAAATTAAAGCTGATGAAGATGTGACCCAAACAAAGTTGACCAAACTAGCGGAAACGTTCAACACCACCACCACAATAATAACAGCACCATCCACCTCCAACAATGAGACAATGAAGGTCATCGAGAATTTTACGAGCAATTTCACCAGTCAAATAAGTTCGTTGTCCAAGAACGTATCCACATTCAACGATACATTGACCCAGCGAAGCAATGCATTGGATGTGGATGTAAGGAAAAACAAGGAACGTTTGGATGGGCTTGAGGAAAAGCTAGCGAATGTAACGTCGAAAATTGGTTCGTTAGAATTTCGTCGGGACAGAAGTGTGTCGACAGTGCAACCGTCGTCCGATGCCACGGGATAA